In a genomic window of Candidatus Babeliales bacterium:
- the msrB gene encoding peptide-methionine (R)-S-oxide reductase MsrB: protein MLTFFLTTLLLLGDIMPLHAENKNTETATFAGGCFWCMVPPFKKLGNLAIVAGYMDGTGDNPTYEDYAQKGYVEVVQITFDPTEISYQQLLDTYWQQIDPTDSGGQFGDRGPHYHTVIFYHSDEQKKLAQASKKALQESGRFEKPIATEIKEATQFFVAEKYHQNYYEKNPEHYKAYRAASGRDQFLKKVWSQDSKPAETKNKEPENNKYQKPSDEELRKKLSSEQYNVTQMCSTETPFKNEYFNNKRAGIYVDRVSGEPLFSSHDKYDSGTGWPSFVKPLESENIVTKQESGWLSRWFGGRTEVRSKHGDSHLGHVFNDGPAPTGLRYCLNSAALRFIPVEDLEREGYGQYKKLFE from the coding sequence ATGCTTACTTTTTTTTTAACAACGCTTTTGTTGCTAGGAGACATAATGCCGCTACATGCCGAAAATAAAAATACTGAAACTGCCACTTTTGCCGGTGGCTGCTTTTGGTGCATGGTGCCACCATTTAAAAAACTAGGGAATCTTGCTATTGTTGCTGGATACATGGACGGTACCGGCGACAACCCAACCTACGAAGATTATGCCCAAAAAGGCTACGTTGAGGTGGTGCAAATTACTTTTGATCCAACAGAAATTTCGTATCAACAGTTGCTTGATACCTACTGGCAACAGATAGATCCAACTGATTCTGGTGGTCAATTTGGCGACCGTGGCCCGCATTATCACACCGTTATTTTTTATCATTCTGATGAGCAAAAGAAGCTGGCTCAGGCGTCAAAAAAAGCCCTGCAAGAATCTGGTCGGTTTGAGAAACCAATTGCTACTGAAATAAAAGAAGCTACGCAGTTTTTTGTGGCAGAAAAATATCATCAAAATTATTATGAAAAAAACCCAGAACATTACAAAGCGTATCGTGCAGCTTCGGGCCGTGATCAATTTTTGAAAAAGGTATGGTCGCAGGATAGTAAGCCGGCTGAAACAAAAAACAAAGAGCCAGAAAACAACAAATATCAAAAGCCATCTGACGAAGAACTGCGCAAAAAGCTGTCATCTGAACAGTATAATGTTACGCAAATGTGTTCAACTGAAACGCCTTTTAAAAACGAATATTTCAATAATAAGCGTGCCGGCATTTATGTTGACCGAGTTTCAGGTGAGCCGCTGTTTAGTTCGCATGACAAATACGATTCCGGCACTGGCTGGCCAAGTTTTGTAAAGCCACTAGAGTCTGAAAATATTGTTACTAAGCAAGAAAGTGGTTGGTTGAGCCGTTGGTTTGGTGGTAGGACTGAAGTGCGCAGTAAGCATGGCGATTCTCACCTTGGGCATGTTTTTAACGATGGTCCAGCGCCAACAGGCTTGCGCTATTGCCTAAACTCGGCAGCGCTTAGGTTTATTCCGGTCGAAGATTTAGAACGAGAAGGTTATGGGCAGTATAAGAAATTGTTTGAGTAA
- a CDS encoding nucleotidyltransferase domain-containing protein codes for MAPATETYQEKLLEIINKHIPGCSVYLFGSRARNTHREGADIDLAIDCEKKIDISMLFKIASDIEDSNVPVFVDLVDLQDASPDLKNEIMNDRILWQK; via the coding sequence ATGGCGCCAGCAACCGAGACCTATCAAGAAAAATTACTTGAGATTATAAACAAACATATTCCGGGATGCTCGGTATATCTTTTCGGCTCTCGAGCACGCAATACCCATCGAGAAGGTGCCGATATCGATTTGGCAATCGATTGTGAAAAAAAGATCGATATTTCTATGTTATTTAAAATAGCATCAGACATTGAAGATTCAAACGTTCCTGTTTTTGTTGATCTCGTAGATCTGCAAGACGCCTCTCCAGATCTAAAAAATGAAATTATGAACGATAGAATTTTATGGCAAAAATAG
- a CDS encoding nucleotidyltransferase substrate binding protein: MAKIAVKYKNLCNALTTLETAIDILAKIKETATQKYDPEMAHNIELGLRDSTIQRFEYTIESLWKYLKDYSEYKFASIPDIYAPKPVIRSSCQINLISEKEANLLMEMVDYRNNTSHLYKEEVAEILSGKIVHYYPVLERIVKRTKP, from the coding sequence ATGGCAAAAATAGCAGTAAAATACAAAAATCTTTGCAACGCTCTTACAACGTTAGAAACAGCAATCGATATTTTGGCAAAAATCAAAGAAACTGCCACACAAAAATACGACCCAGAAATGGCCCACAATATTGAACTGGGATTGCGTGATTCTACCATTCAACGCTTTGAGTACACAATCGAAAGTCTTTGGAAGTATTTAAAAGATTATAGTGAATACAAATTCGCTAGCATTCCTGATATCTATGCACCCAAACCGGTAATTCGTTCAAGCTGCCAAATAAATCTTATTTCTGAAAAAGAAGCCAATCTTCTCATGGAAATGGTTGATTACCGCAACAATACTTCCCATCTTTACAAAGAAGAAGTTGCCGAAATTCTCAGCGGCAAAATTGTGCACTACTATCCAGTTCT